One part of the Granulicella arctica genome encodes these proteins:
- the ahcY gene encoding adenosylhomocysteinase, which yields MATATIDKAAVQEAATEYKVADIGLAEFGRKEIDIAEQEMPGLMSIRNKYAAGKPLAGVRVTGSLHMTIQTAVLIETMVALGANVRWASCNIFSTQDHAAAAIAAAGVPVFAWKGETLEEFWWCTNQSLNFPDGKGGLLGPQLVIDDGGDVTLLIHKGVEMEKGDGWINSPSGSIEEDVVKTLLKKVHAEHPTRWQDVAKEWRGVSEETTTGVHRLYKMFEKGTLLVPAINVNDSVTKSKFDNLYGCRESLVDGIKRATDVMVAGKVAVVCGYGDVGKGSAASLRGLGARVIVTEIDPINALQAAMEGYEVTTLEETLGRGDIYVTCTGNVDIITVEHMTQMKDQAIVCNIGHFDNEIQMEKLNALKGVTKLNIKPQVDKYTFAGGNSIFVLAEGRLVNLGCATGHPSFVMSNSFANQTLAQLDLWAHKDTYKVGIYILPKKLDEEVARLHLEKIGVKLTTLSKKQADYLSVPVDGPYKAEHYRY from the coding sequence ATGGCAACAGCGACTATCGATAAGGCAGCAGTGCAGGAAGCGGCGACGGAGTACAAGGTCGCGGATATCGGGCTGGCAGAGTTTGGCCGGAAGGAGATCGACATCGCCGAGCAGGAGATGCCGGGTCTGATGTCCATCCGCAATAAGTATGCCGCGGGCAAGCCGCTAGCTGGTGTCCGCGTAACGGGTTCGCTGCATATGACGATCCAGACGGCAGTGCTGATCGAGACGATGGTGGCGTTGGGCGCGAATGTTCGCTGGGCGAGCTGTAACATCTTCTCGACACAGGACCATGCGGCGGCGGCGATTGCAGCAGCGGGCGTGCCAGTATTTGCGTGGAAGGGCGAGACGCTCGAGGAGTTCTGGTGGTGCACGAACCAGTCGCTGAACTTCCCCGATGGCAAGGGCGGTCTGCTTGGCCCGCAGCTTGTGATCGATGACGGCGGCGATGTGACGCTGCTGATCCACAAGGGCGTGGAGATGGAGAAGGGCGATGGCTGGATCAACTCGCCGTCCGGCTCGATCGAAGAGGATGTCGTCAAGACGCTGCTGAAGAAGGTTCACGCGGAGCACCCGACGCGCTGGCAGGATGTGGCGAAGGAGTGGCGCGGCGTCTCCGAGGAGACAACGACGGGCGTGCACCGGCTGTACAAGATGTTCGAGAAGGGCACGCTGCTGGTTCCGGCGATCAATGTGAACGACTCCGTGACCAAGAGCAAGTTCGACAACCTGTATGGCTGCCGCGAGTCGCTGGTGGATGGCATCAAGCGCGCAACGGACGTGATGGTCGCGGGCAAGGTTGCGGTCGTCTGCGGCTATGGCGATGTGGGCAAGGGGTCGGCGGCGTCGTTGCGTGGACTGGGAGCGCGGGTGATCGTGACGGAGATCGATCCGATCAATGCGCTGCAGGCGGCGATGGAAGGCTACGAGGTAACGACGCTTGAGGAGACGCTGGGCCGCGGCGATATTTATGTAACCTGCACGGGCAACGTCGACATCATTACGGTCGAGCACATGACGCAGATGAAGGACCAGGCGATCGTGTGCAATATCGGCCACTTCGACAACGAGATCCAGATGGAGAAGCTGAATGCGCTGAAGGGCGTGACGAAGCTGAACATCAAGCCGCAGGTAGACAAGTACACCTTCGCGGGCGGCAACAGCATCTTCGTCCTGGCCGAAGGACGGCTGGTGAACCTGGGTTGCGCGACCGGGCATCCGAGCTTTGTGATGTCGAACAGCTTTGCCAATCAGACGCTGGCGCAGCTCGATCTGTGGGCACACAAGGATACGTACAAGGTCGGGATTTACATCCTGCCGAAGAAGCTCGACGAAGAGGTTGCGCGGCTGCACCTCGAGAAGATCGGCGTGAAGCTGACGACGCTCTCGAAGAAGCAGGCGGATTATCTGAGTGTTCCGGTGGATGGACCGTACAAGGCGGAGCATTACCGGTACTAA
- the ada gene encoding bifunctional DNA-binding transcriptional regulator/O6-methylguanine-DNA methyltransferase Ada codes for MTTLTMTKPLSASSIPSLFPGKQWQQVLERDTAADGQFFYAVKSTKVYCKPSCPSRRPTRKNVTFFPTTEAAQAAGYRACLRCEPDRTTAKPDPQAGAIAAVTEYLKDHATERTKLAEVAKATGVGRLTILRGFKRVLGVSPGQYAKAQRIDSFKKGLREPGIGKTEKRVTDAIYEAGYGSSSRLYEKSNATLGMKPRVMREGGAGLLIRYCMAASPLGRMLVATTDVGICSITFGKDDAELVKGLRESFNKAQLVPAKGNTGWLADAVAFVVSQMSEHPLAATFPLDVRATAFQQRVWRALQEIPRGETRSYSELAATLGKPSAVRAVAGACAANSVAIAVPCHRVVGKDGSLTGYRWGTERKKKLLEAEKARISA; via the coding sequence ATGACGACCCTAACGATGACCAAACCTCTTTCCGCAAGTTCTATTCCGAGCCTCTTTCCTGGCAAACAGTGGCAGCAGGTGCTGGAGCGCGATACTGCTGCCGATGGGCAGTTCTTCTACGCAGTGAAATCAACGAAGGTCTACTGCAAGCCGAGCTGCCCGAGCCGACGGCCTACACGGAAGAACGTGACGTTCTTTCCGACGACCGAGGCGGCGCAGGCCGCGGGCTATCGGGCGTGTCTGCGCTGCGAGCCGGATCGGACGACGGCGAAGCCCGATCCGCAGGCCGGAGCGATTGCGGCGGTGACGGAGTATCTGAAGGACCATGCAACCGAGCGAACCAAGCTGGCGGAGGTGGCGAAGGCTACGGGCGTCGGGCGACTGACGATCCTGCGCGGCTTCAAGCGCGTGCTGGGCGTGAGCCCGGGGCAGTATGCGAAGGCGCAGCGGATCGACAGCTTCAAGAAGGGGCTGCGCGAGCCTGGCATAGGGAAGACCGAAAAGCGGGTGACGGATGCGATCTACGAGGCGGGGTATGGCTCGTCGAGCAGGCTGTACGAAAAGAGCAACGCCACACTGGGGATGAAGCCACGGGTGATGCGTGAGGGCGGCGCGGGGCTGCTGATCCGGTACTGCATGGCGGCCAGCCCGCTGGGACGCATGCTGGTGGCGACGACCGATGTAGGGATATGCAGCATCACCTTCGGCAAGGATGACGCGGAGCTGGTGAAGGGTCTGCGGGAGAGTTTCAACAAGGCACAGCTTGTCCCGGCGAAGGGCAACACAGGCTGGCTGGCGGATGCGGTTGCATTTGTAGTGAGTCAGATGAGCGAGCATCCGCTGGCGGCGACCTTTCCGCTGGACGTGCGGGCGACAGCGTTCCAGCAGCGTGTGTGGCGGGCATTGCAGGAGATTCCGCGTGGCGAGACGCGGAGCTACTCGGAGCTGGCTGCGACGCTGGGCAAACCGTCGGCCGTGCGTGCGGTGGCGGGGGCTTGTGCGGCCAATTCGGTGGCCATCGCCGTGCCGTGCCACCGGGTTGTTGGGAAGGACGGCAGTCTCACGGGATATCGCTGGGGGACGGAGCGCAAGAAGAAGCTGCTCGAGGCGGAGAAGGCTCGCATCTCCGCCTGA
- a CDS encoding C45 family autoproteolytic acyltransferase/hydolase, protein MRIRLSVLALLAVCIAAPTLRAATPKALEGSYTFKKNGWTYVHLQGSPADIGFQHGYLLSAEIEDNYRVYRLEEEHNSGRDWPFFRNAAKAVLWPNIEPEYRAELEGIAAGLKAKGSSLDLWDIVAINGSLELSDYYLPWLNKKEGKPNPPKDVAPGKCSAFIASGSATKDGKIVIAHSNWSSYAEGERWTIVFDIVPAKGLHMLMDGAPGIITSQDDFGVNAAGLMITETTLPMAAGWAPKGTPEFVRSRKAMQYAHDLDEYVAIMRKGNNGGYANSWLVGDRKTGEIAYLELGLKHTPLTRKKDGYFVSSNFAANPDLIRDDTPGFDPTNKSSSMNARHIRAEEFMQQHVGQLDTELAEAFLSDHVDTFVGGERAGQRSLCGHVDKATEGEPVWDEKPYDPIGAVTGKVMDSALAEKMSFIARAGHPCGDDFLVEPFLAAHPEFQWQKPILGDMKAGPWTTFTSAEVSGQ, encoded by the coding sequence ATGCGCATCCGCCTCTCCGTCCTCGCTCTTCTCGCCGTTTGTATCGCCGCGCCCACCCTGCGCGCCGCCACCCCGAAGGCTCTCGAAGGTTCGTACACCTTTAAGAAGAACGGCTGGACCTACGTCCATCTGCAAGGTTCGCCCGCCGACATCGGCTTCCAGCACGGCTACCTGCTCTCCGCCGAGATCGAGGACAACTACCGCGTCTACCGGCTCGAGGAGGAGCACAACTCCGGCCGCGACTGGCCTTTCTTCCGCAACGCTGCCAAGGCCGTCCTCTGGCCCAACATCGAGCCCGAATACCGCGCCGAGCTCGAAGGCATCGCCGCCGGCCTCAAGGCCAAAGGCTCCTCGCTCGACCTCTGGGACATCGTCGCCATCAACGGCAGCCTCGAGCTCAGCGACTACTACCTGCCCTGGCTCAACAAGAAGGAGGGCAAGCCCAATCCTCCGAAGGACGTCGCCCCCGGCAAGTGCAGCGCCTTCATCGCCTCCGGCTCCGCAACGAAGGACGGCAAGATCGTCATCGCCCACAGCAACTGGTCCTCCTACGCCGAAGGCGAGCGCTGGACCATCGTCTTCGATATCGTCCCCGCCAAGGGCCTCCACATGCTCATGGATGGTGCCCCCGGCATCATCACCAGCCAGGACGACTTCGGCGTCAATGCCGCCGGCCTCATGATCACCGAGACCACCCTCCCCATGGCCGCAGGCTGGGCCCCCAAGGGCACACCCGAGTTCGTCCGCTCCCGCAAGGCCATGCAGTACGCGCATGACCTCGACGAGTACGTCGCCATCATGCGCAAGGGCAACAACGGCGGCTATGCCAACTCCTGGCTCGTCGGTGACCGCAAGACCGGCGAGATCGCCTACCTCGAGCTCGGCCTCAAGCACACCCCGCTCACGCGCAAAAAGGACGGCTACTTCGTCAGCTCCAACTTTGCCGCCAATCCTGACCTTATCCGCGACGACACCCCAGGCTTCGACCCCACCAACAAGTCCAGCTCAATGAACGCCCGCCACATCCGCGCCGAAGAGTTCATGCAGCAGCACGTGGGCCAGTTGGATACCGAGCTCGCCGAAGCCTTCCTCTCCGACCACGTCGATACCTTCGTCGGTGGCGAAAGAGCTGGTCAACGCAGCCTCTGCGGCCACGTCGATAAAGCGACGGAAGGCGAACCCGTCTGGGACGAAAAGCCCTACGATCCCATAGGAGCCGTCACCGGCAAGGTCATGGACTCCGCGCTCGCCGAGAAGATGAGCTTCATCGCCCGTGCTGGCCATCCCTGTGGAGACGACTTCCTCGTCGAACCTTTTCTCGCCGCGCACCCTGAGTTTCAGTGGCAGAAACCCATCCTCGGCGACATGAAGGCCGGTCCCTGGACCACCTTCACCTCCGCCGAAGTCAGTGGCCAATAA
- a CDS encoding DUF3455 domain-containing protein, translating to MRTLARLLLVTAACCPLLCVAQASAATQPDATQPPANQHAILTVQGRGAQIYGCQPVGNTLQWVFQAPVARLFDPSGNEVGTHGDGPVWNYQDSSSIQGTLLAKKPSPDADSIPWLLLKAVNPQRTGILTTVEFIARSDTKGGIAPTTGCDAAHQGQLSYIPYTATYTFYSSSPAKN from the coding sequence ATGCGAACTCTAGCGCGATTGCTCCTCGTCACAGCAGCCTGCTGCCCGCTCCTCTGCGTCGCACAAGCCTCTGCCGCGACCCAGCCCGACGCCACCCAGCCTCCCGCGAATCAGCACGCCATCCTCACGGTGCAGGGAAGAGGCGCCCAGATCTACGGCTGCCAGCCCGTCGGCAACACCCTCCAGTGGGTCTTCCAGGCTCCCGTTGCCCGCCTGTTTGACCCAAGCGGCAACGAGGTCGGCACACACGGCGACGGTCCCGTCTGGAACTACCAGGACAGCAGCTCCATTCAAGGCACGCTGCTCGCCAAGAAGCCATCCCCCGACGCAGACAGCATCCCCTGGCTGCTCCTTAAAGCCGTCAACCCCCAGCGCACCGGCATCCTGACGACGGTCGAGTTCATTGCTCGATCCGACACGAAGGGTGGCATCGCGCCCACCACAGGCTGCGACGCAGCGCATCAGGGGCAGCTCAGCTACATCCCCTACACCGCAACCTACACCTTCTATTCGTCGAGCCCGGCCAAGAACTAA
- a CDS encoding transglutaminase-like domain-containing protein, translating into MLVKTEYDIQFQLAQPTAIVAMLHLHPSLESRVRSGNELLIEQVDGAVKTTVPSQIYLDSFGNRCTRFMAPEGRIQLTGASTVALLDEADPINAYAQQAPVQELPSEVLQFLLPSRYCEVDEFTSIAQDLFGWMTPGWTRASAIRDWVHEKVAFNYKTARPTKTAMDVFSERIGVCRDFQHLAITMSRCQNIPARYVTGYLGDIRSPYSGAGDFSAWYEVFLDGRWMTMDARHNNPRYGRVLMATGRDAADVAITTSFGNADLMHFYVESREVLEDGTIVPPLEAPVFATESPVPSI; encoded by the coding sequence ATGCTTGTTAAGACTGAGTACGATATTCAATTTCAACTGGCGCAACCAACGGCGATTGTTGCGATGCTGCATCTGCATCCTTCGCTGGAATCGCGAGTGCGATCGGGCAATGAGCTGTTGATCGAGCAGGTCGATGGCGCAGTGAAGACGACGGTGCCGTCGCAGATCTACCTCGACAGCTTTGGGAACCGGTGCACGCGGTTCATGGCTCCAGAGGGCCGGATTCAGCTGACAGGGGCCAGCACGGTGGCTCTGCTGGACGAGGCTGATCCCATCAACGCCTATGCGCAGCAGGCCCCGGTGCAGGAGCTGCCGTCGGAGGTGCTACAGTTTCTGTTGCCCAGCAGGTACTGCGAGGTGGATGAGTTCACGTCGATTGCGCAGGACCTGTTCGGGTGGATGACGCCGGGTTGGACGCGGGCGTCGGCGATCCGGGACTGGGTGCATGAGAAGGTGGCGTTCAACTACAAGACGGCGCGGCCGACGAAGACGGCGATGGATGTCTTCAGCGAGCGGATTGGGGTGTGCCGCGACTTTCAGCATCTGGCGATCACGATGTCGCGGTGCCAGAATATTCCGGCGCGTTATGTGACCGGGTACCTGGGGGATATTCGGAGCCCATATAGCGGGGCTGGAGACTTTAGCGCGTGGTACGAGGTGTTTCTCGATGGGCGCTGGATGACGATGGATGCGCGGCACAATAATCCGCGCTATGGACGGGTGCTGATGGCGACGGGCCGGGATGCGGCGGACGTGGCGATCACGACCTCGTTCGGCAATGCGGACCTGATGCACTTCTACGTGGAGAGCAGAGAGGTGCTTGAAGACGGCACAATTGTGCCGCCGCTGGAAGCGCCTGTTTTTGCTACCGAATCGCCGGTGCCGTCGATTTAG
- the metK gene encoding methionine adenosyltransferase, with the protein MATRDKFLFTSESVTEGHPDKIADQISDAILDACLEQDPYSRVACETLTCTGLVVIAGEITTKAYVDFQSLVRGTVAAIGYDNALYGFDSNTCAVISTINKQSGDIAMGVDTGGAGDQGMMFGYATNETPELMPTPISLAHKLAQRLSEVRKSGLMAYLRPDGKSQVTVEYDANHQPVRVDAVVISTQHAENVGNDELRADILKNVIQAVIPAKLLDADTKYHINPTGRFVVGGPMGDTGLTGRKIIVDTYGGMGRHGGGAFSGKDATKVDRSAAYMARYVAKNIVAAGLADRCEVQLAYAIGVAEPVSVLVDTFGTGKIDETKLEALVRKNFSLTPKGIIEGLDLRKPIFKATAAYGHFGRKGESFTWEKTDKAAALKEQAGVTELVAK; encoded by the coding sequence TTGGCGACACGCGATAAGTTTCTGTTCACGAGTGAGTCTGTAACCGAGGGGCATCCCGACAAGATTGCCGACCAGATCTCCGATGCAATTCTGGATGCCTGCCTGGAGCAGGATCCCTACAGCCGGGTAGCTTGCGAGACGCTGACCTGTACCGGGCTGGTGGTGATCGCCGGCGAGATTACGACGAAGGCCTATGTGGACTTCCAGAGCCTCGTGCGTGGAACAGTTGCGGCGATTGGGTATGACAATGCACTGTATGGCTTCGATTCGAATACCTGCGCGGTGATCTCGACGATCAACAAGCAGTCCGGCGACATTGCGATGGGCGTGGATACGGGCGGCGCGGGCGACCAGGGCATGATGTTCGGCTATGCGACGAACGAGACGCCGGAGCTGATGCCGACGCCGATTTCGCTGGCGCACAAGCTGGCGCAGCGGCTGAGTGAGGTTCGCAAGAGCGGCCTGATGGCGTACCTGCGGCCAGACGGCAAGAGCCAGGTGACGGTGGAGTACGACGCGAATCACCAGCCGGTGCGCGTGGATGCGGTTGTCATCTCGACCCAGCACGCAGAGAACGTCGGCAACGACGAGCTGCGGGCCGACATCCTAAAGAATGTGATCCAGGCGGTTATTCCGGCTAAGCTGCTGGATGCGGATACGAAGTACCACATCAACCCGACGGGGCGGTTTGTCGTCGGTGGACCGATGGGCGATACCGGGCTGACCGGGCGCAAGATCATCGTGGACACCTATGGCGGCATGGGCCGTCACGGCGGCGGAGCCTTCAGCGGCAAGGATGCGACGAAGGTGGACCGTTCGGCTGCTTACATGGCGCGCTATGTGGCGAAGAACATCGTCGCTGCCGGGCTTGCCGACCGCTGCGAGGTGCAGCTGGCGTATGCAATCGGCGTTGCTGAGCCGGTAAGCGTGCTGGTGGATACCTTCGGCACGGGCAAGATCGATGAGACGAAGCTCGAAGCGCTGGTGCGGAAGAACTTCTCGCTGACGCCGAAGGGCATCATCGAAGGTCTCGACCTGCGCAAGCCGATCTTCAAGGCGACAGCGGCTTACGGGCACTTCGGACGCAAGGGCGAGAGCTTTACCTGGGAAAAGACGGACAAGGCTGCGGCTCTCAAGGAGCAGGCGGGCGTAACGGAGCTGGTCGCCAAGTAG
- a CDS encoding helix-turn-helix domain-containing protein, protein MGQFGQELRQEREGRGVSVDEICAVTKVSVRHLEALEAGRYEELPGGVFRKGIVRSYISAVGLEEAPWIERFEMSLRERGMAESVEPDWAEFAENVKKNRGKAGPATGLRWLGVALMLILLLVGGWLTWKYVLHGRLALSAAPNVPVWCDSTERTRMV, encoded by the coding sequence ATGGGCCAGTTCGGGCAGGAGTTGCGGCAGGAACGGGAAGGCCGCGGAGTGTCGGTCGACGAGATCTGCGCGGTGACGAAGGTCTCGGTGCGCCATCTGGAGGCGCTCGAGGCTGGACGCTATGAAGAACTGCCGGGTGGCGTGTTTCGCAAAGGAATCGTCCGTAGCTATATCTCTGCGGTCGGACTGGAGGAAGCGCCGTGGATTGAGCGCTTCGAGATGAGCCTGCGGGAGCGCGGCATGGCTGAGTCGGTGGAGCCGGACTGGGCCGAGTTCGCGGAGAACGTTAAAAAGAATCGAGGCAAGGCGGGACCGGCGACGGGATTGCGCTGGCTTGGCGTTGCGCTGATGCTAATACTGCTGCTGGTTGGGGGCTGGCTGACGTGGAAGTATGTGCTGCATGGAAGACTGGCCTTGAGCGCGGCGCCAAACGTTCCGGTTTGGTGCGATTCGACTGAGCGGACGCGCATGGTCTAG
- a CDS encoding ABC transporter permease — translation MNKLVVGNLVHRPLRSVISAFAVAIEVIMILSITAILMGKLNGFKDRTNGIGMDMFVRPSTTNNFIGMSPAGASIKVADIIAKIPHVAVAAPVNIQITSSFDNIYGIDFQSYDALLPFVFQKGGPFQGPYDIIVDDYIGAGKNIGDSIKVIDHTFRICGIVNHGKGGRKFIPIDTMGKITFTEGKATAFYLRTETPPKYEDQVKQDILATPGMQSYNVVKTQEYLNAMTPDTLTPAFNIGLEVVIGIAVVIGFLVIFQSMYTAVMERTREIGILKSMGASRTYIVAIVLSETGLLAACGIILGIGASFALSGVLNAKFPTLDFVINIPYVWKAIVIAFAGALLGAFYPALKAARKDPIDALSYE, via the coding sequence ATGAACAAACTTGTCGTCGGAAATCTCGTCCATCGTCCCCTGCGCTCCGTCATCAGTGCCTTCGCCGTCGCCATCGAGGTCATCATGATCCTCTCCATCACGGCCATCCTGATGGGCAAGCTCAACGGCTTCAAAGACCGCACCAACGGCATCGGCATGGACATGTTCGTCCGTCCCAGCACTACCAACAACTTCATCGGTATGAGCCCCGCCGGCGCCTCAATCAAAGTCGCCGACATCATCGCGAAGATTCCCCACGTCGCAGTGGCCGCGCCGGTCAATATCCAGATCACCAGCTCCTTCGACAATATCTACGGCATCGACTTCCAGAGCTACGATGCTCTGCTTCCATTTGTCTTTCAGAAGGGCGGTCCTTTCCAAGGTCCATACGACATCATCGTGGATGACTACATCGGAGCGGGCAAAAATATAGGTGATTCCATTAAGGTCATCGACCACACCTTTCGAATCTGCGGAATAGTCAATCACGGCAAAGGTGGTCGCAAGTTCATCCCGATCGACACGATGGGCAAGATCACCTTCACCGAAGGTAAGGCGACTGCGTTCTATCTCAGAACTGAAACCCCTCCGAAGTATGAGGACCAGGTCAAGCAAGACATCCTCGCCACCCCCGGCATGCAGAGCTATAACGTCGTCAAGACGCAGGAGTATCTCAACGCCATGACGCCGGATACCCTCACGCCAGCCTTCAACATCGGGCTCGAAGTCGTCATCGGAATCGCCGTCGTCATCGGTTTCCTCGTCATCTTCCAATCCATGTATACCGCCGTCATGGAGCGTACCCGCGAGATTGGCATCCTCAAGTCCATGGGAGCCTCCCGCACCTACATCGTCGCCATTGTTCTCAGCGAAACCGGCTTGCTCGCCGCCTGCGGCATCATTCTCGGCATTGGTGCCAGCTTCGCGCTCAGCGGTGTCCTCAACGCAAAGTTTCCCACCCTGGACTTCGTCATCAACATCCCCTACGTCTGGAAGGCCATCGTCATCGCCTTTGCCGGTGCTCTGCTCGGCGCGTTCTACCCCGCCCTCAAAGCGGCCCGCAAAGATCCCATCGACGCCCTCTCTTACGAATAG
- a CDS encoding acyltransferase family protein codes for MKQRHIPALDGLRGVAVLMVFVYHYGGGTHSSNRVMQLFGFFNKGGWVGVTLFFILSGFLITGILWDSYDDPHWWRNFYMRRTLRIFPLYFGTLLLVLLAAAAVGTFLPALKMIWVPFLFLQNIPPLIDNINRLPSPFPLFHFWSLAVEEQFYLIWPFLLVLQKTRRRAQLLCLTVFLLACAFRICLWQFAPNPDYVEFILTRAGELAAGGWLAIAYRGPEWPRVERFAPATAMLGGAGFLFAGLHCHSFESTSSWMMELGLPGITLCLASILVLAIRPGLLQRCFSGAWLRWIGSISFGIYVFHVLLAKVFHFLTHQLAGNRGPMVQNAVFFVIAAIGSVVAAWLSFHFYEKRFLRIKKRFTPISESPLVASQSSD; via the coding sequence ATGAAGCAGCGCCATATACCAGCCCTGGATGGTTTGCGTGGCGTGGCCGTTCTTATGGTCTTTGTCTACCACTATGGTGGTGGCACTCACTCGTCGAACCGTGTCATGCAGCTCTTTGGGTTCTTCAATAAGGGTGGTTGGGTGGGGGTAACCCTTTTCTTCATTCTCTCCGGCTTTCTCATCACCGGCATCCTCTGGGATTCTTACGACGATCCTCATTGGTGGCGCAATTTTTACATGCGCCGGACGCTGCGCATCTTCCCACTTTATTTCGGCACACTCCTGCTGGTGCTGCTCGCTGCGGCCGCTGTTGGCACCTTCTTGCCCGCCCTCAAGATGATCTGGGTCCCATTCCTGTTTCTCCAGAACATCCCGCCGCTCATAGACAACATCAATCGCCTGCCGTCGCCATTTCCCCTCTTCCACTTTTGGAGCCTTGCCGTGGAGGAGCAGTTTTATCTGATCTGGCCCTTCCTCCTCGTCTTGCAGAAGACCCGTCGCCGCGCTCAACTTCTTTGTCTCACTGTCTTTCTTCTGGCGTGTGCCTTCCGGATCTGCCTTTGGCAGTTTGCCCCAAATCCTGATTACGTCGAATTTATCCTGACACGTGCCGGAGAATTGGCTGCTGGCGGATGGCTGGCGATCGCTTATCGTGGGCCTGAGTGGCCCAGGGTCGAGCGGTTCGCTCCAGCTACCGCAATGCTGGGAGGGGCCGGCTTCCTCTTCGCTGGCCTCCACTGCCACAGCTTCGAGTCCACCTCCTCGTGGATGATGGAACTCGGCCTTCCTGGTATCACTCTCTGCCTCGCCTCAATCCTTGTCCTCGCCATTCGCCCGGGCCTTCTTCAGAGGTGCTTCAGTGGTGCATGGCTCCGCTGGATTGGCAGCATCAGCTTTGGTATATATGTCTTTCATGTGCTTCTGGCCAAAGTCTTTCACTTCCTGACGCACCAGCTCGCAGGGAATCGTGGCCCCATGGTGCAGAACGCCGTCTTCTTCGTTATCGCTGCTATCGGATCCGTTGTCGCAGCTTGGTTATCCTTCCACTTCTACGAAAAGCGCTTTCTGCGAATCAAAAAACGCTTTACTCCGATATCGGAAAGCCCCCTTGTTGCCAGCCAATCCTCCGATTAG